The Natronoarchaeum mannanilyticum genome includes the window GTCACAACCGGCGGTTCGTCGAGAGCTGCCACACGCCAGCGCTTAATGCGCGACGGCCCAACGTGGACACGGATGCCCACACAGAAGGGGAGTGTTCTGCGCCGACCGACGAAACCGGAGATCGCCGTGTTCGTCTCCGGCGTCGTCAGCATGGGCCTGGAGATCCTGGCCGGGCGGATCGTCGCGCCGGAGTTCGGGAGCAGCATCTACACCTGGGGGACCGTGATCGCCGTCTCGCTGGCGGCGCTGAGTCTCGGCTACCACGTCGGCGGGAAGCGCGCCGCCGAGCGCGCGAGCGTCGGGCGACTCTCCTGGCTACTGCTTGCGACGGCGGCGTACGCCGGTGCGCTGGCGTTCGCACACGAGCCGATGCTGGCCGCGACGGCTGACGTGCCGCTTCCGACTCGCTTCGAGTCCTTACCGGCGGTGACGCTGCTGTTCGGCGTGCCGACGTACTTGCTCGGCTTCGTCAGCCCCTACGCCGCCGAGCTGACGCGCACAAGCGGGGTCGGCGCGGCGTCGGGCCACGTGTACGCGGTCGGGACGATCGGCAGCATCGCCGGCGCGTTCGGGACGACGTTCCTGCTCGTGCCCGCGCTGAGCGTCGAGCGGATCGCCCTGGCGTTCGTCGGCGTCCTCGTCCTCGGCGCGCTCGGCCTCGCGCGCCCGACGCCGTCGTGGAAACTCCGGGGTGCTCAGTCGCTCCGGGATGCTGACCGGAACCCGTCGACGCGCGCGTCCGGCATCGTGCCGAACTGGGCGGTGCCGAGCCGGATCGTGCCGAGGCGGCCGACCGGCGCGGAACTGGCGGTGTTCGTCTCCGGGCTCGTGGCGATGGGCCTGGAGATCGTGGCGGGCCGCGTCGTCGGGACGCAGTTCGGGAGCAGCATCTACACGTGGGGGAGCATCATCGGCGTCTCGATGGCGGCGCTGAGCCTGGGCTACCACGTCGGGGGGAAGCGCGCCGCCGAGCGCGCGACCGACGCGCGCCTGGCGCGGTTGCTGCTGGGGGCGACGGCGTACGTCGCCGTCCTGATCTTCGCCCGCGAGCCGCTGCTGGGCGCGACGACGGCGTTCCCGCTCCCGGCCCGCTTCGCGTCGATCCCGGCGGTCGCGCTGCTGTTCGGGCCGCCGACGTACCTGCTGGGCGCGGTCAACCCCTACGGCGCGGAGCTGTCGAAGGTCGACGGGACCGGCGCGGCGTCGGGCCACGTGTACGCCCTGAGCACGGTCGGCAGCATCGCCGGCGCGTTCGCGGCGACGTACGTCCTGATCCCGACGCTGTCGGTCGAGGCGATCGGCCTGCTGTTCGGGGTCGCGCTGCTCGCCACCGTGGTCGCGATCCTCGCGGCCGAGTCCGCGCCCGCGCCCGAGCGGCGTCCGACCGTCAGGTCGGTCCTCGTCGCGCTGTTGCTCGTGAGTTCGTTCGCGGCGCCGTCGCTGGGCTACTCGATCCACGGCGACGTCGTCCACCAGACCCAGACGCCGTACCAGGAACTGGAGGTCGTCGATCGGGGCGACACCCGGACGCTGTACCTCGACGGGAAGCGCCACAGCGCGATGGACCTCGACGACCCCGATCGACACGTCTTCGAGTACACCCGGTACTTCCACATGCCGTACCTCTACGCGGACGATCCCGACGATATCGACAGGGTGCTGTTCGTCGGCGGCGGCGGGTTCACCGGCCCCAAGCGCTTCGCCGAAGAGTACGACGCGACCGTCGACGTCGCGGAGATCGACCCCGAAGTGATCGACGCCGCCGACCGGTACTTCCGGCTCGAACAGTACCGCGAGTCCGGCGAAGTGAACGTCTACAACGAGGGCGGGCGCCAGTTCCTGCAGGAGACCGACCGCACCTACGACCTGATCGTCATGGACGCGTTCAAGCAGGACAAGGTGCCGTTCCAGCTCACGACGGTCGAGTTCATGCAACTGGCGTCCGACCGGCTCTCCGAGGACGGCATGCTGTACGCGAACATGATCTCTGCGCGCTCGGGGCCGGCGTCGCAGTTCTACCGCTCGGAGTACCGAACCATGGGGGAGGTGTACCCCGAGGTGTACAGCTTCCCGACCGACGACGCGAACGTCGTCCAGAACGTCGAGGTCGTCGCGACCAAGAGCGACGAGCGCGTCACCGAGGCCGAACTGCGCGAGCGCAACCGCCGGCGCGACATCGGTGTCGATCTCTCCGACGAGATCGGGTCGTACCAGCGGTCGGTTCCGACCGACGACGTGCCGATCCTGCGGGACGACCGCGCGCCGGTCGACAGCCTGCTGGAACCGATGGCGGGACAGCGGTACGTCGTCGCGGAAACCGACGAGTCCGACGGCGCGACAGCCGCCGGGGCGATCACGCGGACCCCAACCGCTTCGACCGCTTCGATCGCTTCGCCCGCACCGGCCGCATCGGCCGCGGCGGCCGGTTGACGCCGACGATCGGCCGCCGAGTATACGGGAACTGAGGCCTCCGAACGCCTTTCCACGTGACGACCGAACGTGGAGACGCGGCCAGGGGGAGATTCATGGATACGTCACGACGAGCACTGCTACGGAGCATCGGCACGGCCGGCGCCGTCGCGGCGGGTGCCGGGACGATGGGGGTACAGACGGCGAGCGCTCAGGACCGCCGGCGGGGCGCCGTGATCCCGACGGTCGAGGAGTTCGAAGACAACTACACCGGCCAGTGGATCGAACTCAACGAACAGACCTCGGCGTCCGGTGAACCGGTCGGCGGCTGCGACCAGGCGGAGTGGTCGGCCGACGAGACGCAGGCGTACAACGGCTTCTTGATGGATCGCCGCACCGGCTCGGCGCCGATCATCGAGCTGGACGTGCTGACAGAGGGGGCCGGCACGGGACCGGAAGAGGACACCACGTACGTCGTCAACGAGACGACGGAGTGCGGGAACGACTTCGTCTTTCTCGACCTGCGGGCCGTTCCGATCCGGTCGGTCGCCGGAGCGGAGCCGGGTCCGGAAGCCGATCAAGACGGCGGAGACGGCGATGGCACGCCCGGATTCGGCATCGCCGCCGCCGCCGCGGCGCTCGGCGCGAGCGCGGTCGCCCGGGTGCTCCGCCGCGACGACGGATGAACGCGGGGGAAGAACAGTCGTGAAGAATAATTTCCTCTCCCTTTTAGATAGAGTTAAATAATGTAATCAACAAGACGGCATCCGGATGGAACTTAATCGCAGGAACGTGCTCGAGGCCCTCGGACTCGCTTCGATCGGCGCCGCGAGCTCCGGCATCGCATCGGGCGACGGTCTCTCCTTCGCGTCGCAGAAGTCCCGCAGTTCGATCGGCAGCGCGGTGAACTACGCGGACGACGTCATCTACCAGATCGTCACCGACCGCTTCCGCGACGGGAACCCCCGGAACAACCCCGACGGCGAGCTGTACAGCGAGGACGGCTCGGACCTCCGGAAGTACCACGGCGGCGACTGGCAGGGGATCGTCGAGAAGATCGAGGACGGCTATCTCACCGAACTGGGCGTCTCCGCGCTGTGGATCTCCGCGCCCGTCGAGAACGTCACAGAGGTCGGCCCCGACACCGGCTCGTCGTACCACGGCTACTGGACGCGCGACTACAAGGACCCCAACGAGTTCTTCGGCGACATGGACGCCTTCGAGGAACTCGTCGAGGTGGCCCACGAGAACGGCATCAAGATCGTCATCGACTTCGTGCCGAACCACACCTCGCCCTCGGCGGCAAACAACGAGTTCGAGGACGGCGCGTTCGACGACAACGGCCACGACGTCGCATCCTACAACGACGACCCCGAGACGTACTTCCATCACAACGGCGGCACGGACTACTCGAGCTACGAGGGCCAGATCTACCGGAATCTCTACAACCTCGCGGACTTCGACCACCAGGAGCGGTTCGTCGACGCCTACCTCAAGGAGTCGATCAAGCTCTGGCTCGACAAGGGGATCGACGGCATCCGCGTCGACGCCGTCGCGCACATGTCCCCCGGCTGGCAGAAGACGCTGATGGACGCCATCTACGACTACGAGCCCGTGTTCACGTTCGGCGAGTGGTTCCTCGGCGCGGGTCAGTCCAGCCAGAACTACTACGAGTTCTCGAACGACAGCGGGATGAGCGTCCTCGACTTCCGCTTCGGGCAGAAGCTCCGCCAGGTGCTCCGGAACTGGGACGACGACTTCTACGGGCTGTGGGACGTCATCCAGGAGACCCGATCCGAGCACGATCAGGTGATCGATCAGGTGCCCTTCATCGACAACCACGACATGGCGCGGTTCGCCGGCGAGGACGAGCTGTGGTCGGCCGCGAACACCGACATGGCGCTGGCCGTACTGTTGACCTCGCGGGGCGTCCCGCTGATCTACTACGGCACCGAGCAGTACATGACCGGCGGCGGCGATCCGACGAACCGCAAGCCGATGGAGACGTTCGACCGGTCGACGAACGCCTACGGGATCATCCAGAAGCTCTCGGACCTGCGCCAGTCCAGTCTCGCGCTGCAGTACGGCGACACCCGGCAGCGTTGGGTCGACGAGAACGTGTTCGTCTACGAGCGCTCGTTCGGCGGCGACGTCGTCCTCGTGGCGATCAACCGCGACGGCTTCAACGAGTACGAGTTCAACGGGCTACAGACCGCCCTGCCCGAGGGCGCCTACGCCGACGAGCTGGGCGGACTGCTCGACGGTGTCGAACTGACCGTCGACGAGAACGGCTCGGCCGAGACGTTCTCGCTCGGCCCCCAGACCGTCTCGGTGTGGTCCTACGGCGCCGACGCGACCGAGCCCGAACTGGGCCACGTCGGCCCGACGATGGGCCAGCCCGGCCACACCGTCGAACTCGCCGGCGCCGGCTTCGGCGACGAGGCCGGCTCGGTCGAGATCGGCGGCGAGAGCGCCGAAATCGAGTCCTGGTCCGACGAGAAAGTCGAGGCCGAGGTGCCCGCCGGCGTCGGCGGCGAGGTCTCGATCGCCGTGACGGACGCCGACGGCCGGACGAGCGATTCCTTCGACCACTACGAGGTGCTCACCGGCGATCAGGTGTCGGTCCGGTTCGTCTGTCAGGACGCCGAAACGGAGCTGGGCGAGAACGTCTACGTCGTCGGGAACGTCCCCGAACTCGGGAACTGGGACGCTGACAAGGCGGTTGGTCCGTTCTTCAACAAGGTCATCTACGAGTACCCCGACTGGTACCAGGACATCAGCGTCCCGGCCGACACCGAACTGGAGTTCAAGTTCATCAAGAAGGACGGCGACGGCAACGTCACCTGGGAGTCCGGCGACAACCACACGTTCACGACGCCGAAGGCTCTCACGCGGACGCAGGGCGGCTCCCCGCCGGCTCACTCGAACGCCGGCGGCAGAGGAAAGGGCCGTGGCAAAGGACGCGGCAACGGCCGCGGTAACGGAGAACGCGGCCCGCCCGCACACGCCAATCCCGGCGGCAAGGGCAAGCGCGGGAAGCCGACGACGAGCCACAAGAAGGCCGACCGGCCCAACGAGTACGTGGGGGCCTGGGAGTAAGGCTCGCTCGCGGAACTGCTGCGCCGGGTACGTGATCGGCGTCCGAAAACTGTCGACGCGCCTACGACGGCCGGTCGACGTCGATCCGCCCGTCGCCCGTGACCGTCACGCTAACTCCTTCGTACTCGAACGCGACCGATCCCTCGGGGCCCATCGATCGAACGGCGGCGTCGAGCGCGTCGGGGTCGATCACGCCGTACATCGGGTCGAGGTCGAGCGCGTCGACGCCCTTCGCTTCGGCGACCGCCTCGGCGATTCTGGCGTCGATCGGCAGGTCGTCGTCCGTCCCGGTGCGATCGTCGGCTGCGTTCACGAGTAGTTGCACAGTACGTGCTGCAGGGTTGTCACTTATAAAGTGATACTACCGTTCAAACGGCCTAAACTGCGAGACTGCGTCGGGGTGGGCCGTCGGCGTCAGACGCGCGTCGGACGCGGCGCTAGCTGATGAACTCGTTGTTCCGCCAGTCGACGCCGCCGCCCTGCGAGTCGGAGTCGCCCGCGCCCTCGACGACCTCGATCGAGCTGGGTCGCTCCTCGCCGTCGACGATCCGGGTGGCCTGCAGGTCGCCGTCCTTCTCGGTGATGGCGGTGAGCGTTCCCTTCTCGGCCTCGCGAGCGATGTCGCAGAGCACGAGGAACATCTCGTACTGCAGCGTGGTGTTTTGAAGCACCGTCTCGCGGTCGCCCTTGAACGCGGCGAACTCGACGAGCTCGGATTCGGGCTCTTCCTCTTCCTCGTCGTCGCCCCACTGGGGGCCGCTCGCGCGCCGGCGGACCTCCTCGGGCTCCTCGTAGACGCGGTTCTCGGTGACGCTCGCTTTCAGCTGTGCCGTCGGCGTGTACTTGCTGATCGATTTGTCCTGGGCGACCGCCTTGAGAATGAGGGTGTTGTTTCGGCGCGTGATGTCGACGTCTTCGACGCCGTCCGGAAGGGCCGCATCGTCGAAGAACTCGTGGACGTCTTCGAGCGGCAGTTCCAGTGTGGAGTGAAGTCGATACACGTGGCTGGAATTATCTGTTGACATGGTGGGGAGTCGAGGGGTGTGCGACGGCCAAGCTCTCACTCGACAATAGGCACCGAACGTTTAAATGACCTTTCGTTTGATCCTTTCGCAGCGGATCGGAAGGAACGAACCCGCGGCGTCCCGTTGCCGTCACGTGCTTCCGGCGTTCGACGCCGCGGCGCTGCGACGCGCTGCGCGGAAAGAAAAGCAGTTATCCGAACGGCCGCCGACGTGTCGCTCATGAGCACGCACGAGGACCTGCAACAGCTCGTGGACAGCGGCGTGATCGCGGTACTGCGCGGCGTCGAGCGCGAGGACGTCGTCGACGTGGCCGACGCGCTGATCGAGGGCGGCGTCACGACGCTGGAAGTGACCGCCGACACGCCGGGCGCCATCGACTCCATCGGCGACCTCGCGGACCGCTACGAGGACCGCGACGACGTGCTGGTCGGCGCCGGCACCGTGCTGGACGCCGAAACCGCGCGGGCGGCGCTGCTGGCCGGCGCCGAGTTCGTCGTCAGCCCGAGCACCCACGAGGACGTCATCGAGACCTGCAATCGCTACGGGGCGGTCGTCGCGCCGGGCGTCGCGACGCCGACGGAAGCCGTCGAGGCCTACCAGGCCGGCGCCGACGTGCTGAAGCTGTTCCCCGCCTCCGATCTGGGCCCGAGCTACCTCTCCAGCGTGAAGGGGCCGCTCGGCCAGGTGCCGATCGTTCCGACCGGCGGCGTCGGGCCGGACAACGCCGGCGAGTTCATCGAGGCCGGCGCCGTCGCGGTCGGCGCGGGCGGCTCGCTGATCGACGACGAGGCGATCGCGGCCGGCGAGTTCGAGGCGCTCACCGAGAACGCCGAGGAGCTCGTCGCCGCCGTCGAGGACGCCAAGCAGAGCGCCGAGTAAGCGCACCGAGCGCTCGATCGACGAAGAACCGGCGCGAAAACTGACTGCGATTTTCTGCGGTTGACACCCGGTCGGCGAGCGACGCCGATCAGCTCTCGACGGCGCCGATCACTCTTCGGCGACGCTGATGACGTTCAGCAGCGAGTACACCGGGACGCCCTCGATGTCGTCGATCCCCTGCTTGTCCGCGAGCACGATGCAGGCGACGGGGTCGCCGCCCTCCTCGCGGATCGCCTCGACGGTCTCGCGCATCGTCGTGCCGCTGGTGATCGTGTCGTCGACGACGTAGCACTCCCGATCGCGGATCTGCGCGAAGTTCCGGGAGAACGTGCCGCCCAGATCCTCCATGTCGCCTTCCTCCCACTGGTGCTTGCGCGGGGCGTAG containing:
- a CDS encoding DUF7110 family protein — encoded protein: MSTDNSSHVYRLHSTLELPLEDVHEFFDDAALPDGVEDVDITRRNNTLILKAVAQDKSISKYTPTAQLKASVTENRVYEEPEEVRRRASGPQWGDDEEEEEPESELVEFAAFKGDRETVLQNTTLQYEMFLVLCDIAREAEKGTLTAITEKDGDLQATRIVDGEERPSSIEVVEGAGDSDSQGGGVDWRNNEFIS
- a CDS encoding alpha-amylase family glycosyl hydrolase, coding for MELNRRNVLEALGLASIGAASSGIASGDGLSFASQKSRSSIGSAVNYADDVIYQIVTDRFRDGNPRNNPDGELYSEDGSDLRKYHGGDWQGIVEKIEDGYLTELGVSALWISAPVENVTEVGPDTGSSYHGYWTRDYKDPNEFFGDMDAFEELVEVAHENGIKIVIDFVPNHTSPSAANNEFEDGAFDDNGHDVASYNDDPETYFHHNGGTDYSSYEGQIYRNLYNLADFDHQERFVDAYLKESIKLWLDKGIDGIRVDAVAHMSPGWQKTLMDAIYDYEPVFTFGEWFLGAGQSSQNYYEFSNDSGMSVLDFRFGQKLRQVLRNWDDDFYGLWDVIQETRSEHDQVIDQVPFIDNHDMARFAGEDELWSAANTDMALAVLLTSRGVPLIYYGTEQYMTGGGDPTNRKPMETFDRSTNAYGIIQKLSDLRQSSLALQYGDTRQRWVDENVFVYERSFGGDVVLVAINRDGFNEYEFNGLQTALPEGAYADELGGLLDGVELTVDENGSAETFSLGPQTVSVWSYGADATEPELGHVGPTMGQPGHTVELAGAGFGDEAGSVEIGGESAEIESWSDEKVEAEVPAGVGGEVSIAVTDADGRTSDSFDHYEVLTGDQVSVRFVCQDAETELGENVYVVGNVPELGNWDADKAVGPFFNKVIYEYPDWYQDISVPADTELEFKFIKKDGDGNVTWESGDNHTFTTPKALTRTQGGSPPAHSNAGGRGKGRGKGRGNGRGNGERGPPAHANPGGKGKRGKPTTSHKKADRPNEYVGAWE
- a CDS encoding fused MFS/spermidine synthase, which translates into the protein MPTQKGSVLRRPTKPEIAVFVSGVVSMGLEILAGRIVAPEFGSSIYTWGTVIAVSLAALSLGYHVGGKRAAERASVGRLSWLLLATAAYAGALAFAHEPMLAATADVPLPTRFESLPAVTLLFGVPTYLLGFVSPYAAELTRTSGVGAASGHVYAVGTIGSIAGAFGTTFLLVPALSVERIALAFVGVLVLGALGLARPTPSWKLRGAQSLRDADRNPSTRASGIVPNWAVPSRIVPRRPTGAELAVFVSGLVAMGLEIVAGRVVGTQFGSSIYTWGSIIGVSMAALSLGYHVGGKRAAERATDARLARLLLGATAYVAVLIFAREPLLGATTAFPLPARFASIPAVALLFGPPTYLLGAVNPYGAELSKVDGTGAASGHVYALSTVGSIAGAFAATYVLIPTLSVEAIGLLFGVALLATVVAILAAESAPAPERRPTVRSVLVALLLVSSFAAPSLGYSIHGDVVHQTQTPYQELEVVDRGDTRTLYLDGKRHSAMDLDDPDRHVFEYTRYFHMPYLYADDPDDIDRVLFVGGGGFTGPKRFAEEYDATVDVAEIDPEVIDAADRYFRLEQYRESGEVNVYNEGGRQFLQETDRTYDLIVMDAFKQDKVPFQLTTVEFMQLASDRLSEDGMLYANMISARSGPASQFYRSEYRTMGEVYPEVYSFPTDDANVVQNVEVVATKSDERVTEAELRERNRRRDIGVDLSDEIGSYQRSVPTDDVPILRDDRAPVDSLLEPMAGQRYVVAETDESDGATAAGAITRTPTASTASIASPAPAASAAAAG
- a CDS encoding HalOD1 output domain-containing protein — translated: MQLLVNAADDRTGTDDDLPIDARIAEAVAEAKGVDALDLDPMYGVIDPDALDAAVRSMGPEGSVAFEYEGVSVTVTGDGRIDVDRPS
- a CDS encoding bifunctional 4-hydroxy-2-oxoglutarate aldolase/2-dehydro-3-deoxy-phosphogluconate aldolase, whose product is MSTHEDLQQLVDSGVIAVLRGVEREDVVDVADALIEGGVTTLEVTADTPGAIDSIGDLADRYEDRDDVLVGAGTVLDAETARAALLAGAEFVVSPSTHEDVIETCNRYGAVVAPGVATPTEAVEAYQAGADVLKLFPASDLGPSYLSSVKGPLGQVPIVPTGGVGPDNAGEFIEAGAVAVGAGGSLIDDEAIAAGEFEALTENAEELVAAVEDAKQSAE